Proteins encoded in a region of the Mercenaria mercenaria strain notata chromosome 1, MADL_Memer_1, whole genome shotgun sequence genome:
- the LOC123532521 gene encoding 26S proteasome regulatory subunit 6B — translation MEEIGITLPEKEDSGLTESRPGTAQTVAHVDPLAIDIEDLYVKYKKLQRQLEFLEVQEEYIKDEQKNLKKEYLHAQEEVKRIQSVPLVIGQFLEAVDQNTGIVGSTTGSNYYVRILSTIDRELLKPSASVALHKHSNALVDVLPPEADSSITMLGADEKPDVMYADIGGMDIQKQEVREAVELPLTHFDLYKQIGIDPPRGVLMFGPPGCGKTMLAKAVAHHTTAAFIRVVGSEFVQKYLGEGPRMVRDVFRLAKENAPAIIFIDEIDAIATKRFDAQTGADREVQRILLELLNQMDGFDQTVNVKVIMATNRHDTLDPALLRPGRLDRKIEFPIPDRRQKRLIFSTITGKMNLSEEVDLEDYVARPDKISGADINAICQEAGMQAVRENRYVVLAKDFEKGYKNNIKKDETEHEFYK, via the exons ATGGAAGAAATTGGAATTACTTTACCTGAAAAA GAAGATTCTGGACTGACAGAATCAAGGCCTGGCACTGCTCAGACTGTTGCACATGTAGATCCTCTAGCAATAGATATTGAAGATCTTTATGTGAAATATAAG AAACTCCAGAGGCAGCTAGAATTTTTAGAAGTTCAAGAAGAATACATCAAAGATGAGCAGAAAAACTTGAAGAAGGAATACCTGCATGCACAGGAGGAAGTCAAAAGAATTCAGAGTGTCCCACTTGTGATTGGGCAGTTTTTAGAAGCTGTTGATCAAAACACTGGCATAGTTGGATCAACAACTG GTTCAAACTACTATGTGCGAATTTTGTCAACTATAGACAGGGAATTGTTGAAACCATCTGCTAGTGTTGCTCTCCACAAGCACAGCAATGCCTTGGTTGATGTCTTGCCTCCTGAAGCTGACAGTAGCATTACAATGCTTGGAGCAG ATGAGAAGCCTGATGTAATGTATGCAGATATTGGTGGTATGGACATACAGAAACAGGAGGTACGAGAAGCTGTAGAACTTCCTCTTACTCACTTTGATCTCTACAAACAAATCGGCATTGATCCACCTAGAGGTGTGCTCATGTTTGGTCCACCTGGTTGTGGTAAAACTATGTTGGCAAAGGCTGTAGCACATCACACTACAG ctgcATTTATAAGAGTTGTTGGTTCAGAGTTTGTACAAAAATACCTAGGAGAAGGTCCACGTATGGTTAGAGATGTGTTCAGGCTTGCCAAAGAAAATGCACCAGCTATTATATTTATTGATGAAATTGATGCTATAGCAACCAAAAGATTTGACGCACAAACTGGAG CTGACAGAGAAGTTCAGAGAATTTTACTGGAGCTGCTTAATCAGATGGATGGTTTTGATCAGACAGTTAATGTTAAG gTTATCATGGCTACAAACAGACATGACACATTAGATCCTGCCTTGTTACGTCCAGGCCGTTTGGATCGTAAGATAGAATTTCCCATTCCAGACCGTCGTCAAAAGCGTCTCATCTTCTCAACTATCACAGGCAAAATGAACCTCAGTGAAGAAGTAGATCTTGAAGATTATGTGGCTAGACCTGACAAGATCAGTGGTGCTGATATCAATGCCATTTGCCAGGAG GCGGGCATGCAGGCTGTGAGAGAGAACAGATATGTTGTTCTAGCCAAGGACTTTGAGAAGGGATACAAAAATAACATCAAGAAGGACGAAACAGAGCATGaattctataaataa